AATTCGACTTTCGCAATACCTCCGGAGTCCAGTGAGGCGCAATACCCAACAAAAGATCCGCAGCAATTTTCGTGCCATGATCCAGGATTAAAGCTTTTTCCTCAATCCTGAGCACTTTCGCTTCCGTGATCAATTCTATCCCTTTTTCAGCAAGCATTTTCCTTACGCTTTGCCCAACCTTGGGCTTGGCTAATGGCTCCGGGGAGTAATCCGGCGTCACCAAGATAAGCTCAATTTTATTTCGAATTCCCCTTTTTCGAAAAAACTGGTCCAAAAGAAACATTATTTCATAAGGAGCAGGTGGACATTTGTAGGGCAAGCTAGATATAAAAAAAACAATTCGTCCGGAGGAGAAATTGTTTAATTGCTGATTTATCTTTCTCACCCCATCAAAATCATAAGCATTTAAAGCATATTCTTTGAATCCGGGTACGGTCTCCGTGTGATACTCCACTCCCAAAGAAATAATCAAGTAGTCAAAAGGCAAGACTCCCTGATTTGTTGAGACCTGATGTCCGGTTACATCGATTTTCTGTACTTCCTGATGCAAAACATGGATATTCTTCTTTTTTAAATTGGTTAACTTCCTTGTTATATCCGTTGGTTCTCGCTGACCGATCATCAGAAGTGGATAAGCGGCTGCAAAGTAATGATTTACTTCCCGGTCTACGACCGTTACCTGCATGGAATCCCCCGCCGCATTTTTAAGAATATTGGAGGCAACAATACCGCCGATTCCCCCACCCAGAATTAAAGTGTTTTTCATAATCTCACCCCAGCACTATTTTCTCCAAAAGAAAACACTTTATTCTAGTGCCTTGTCAATCCGAAAGATCGCGATTAATGGCCTCTGAGCCTATCCAAAATGATTGCCGCAGCTGACCGGACAGACAGATGATTATAGTCCCCAAAACCATAAACCGGCTTCAGAATATAGTCTGCTTTTTCCATTTCTTCCTTTATAATACCCCAACCTGTTCCGAAAAGCAGCAGAAAGTCCTCATCAGTTTCCTCGAGTTTCCGGCGCAGGTCGGAATATTCAATCGTATTCCGATACAGTCTCGCATCCGTTGCAACCGTGAATAATTTCTTGCCGGGATTCCTGCTTTTGATTTCCTGGACAACTTCTTCCAGCGTCGAAGCAAGCTTCACTTTCTCAAAAGCTTCATATCTATTGGGGTTATATTCAGCGCCATACCCTTCCCGCCAAAAGCCCATGATCCGCCGGGCGAGATCCTGCTGAGCCGGACCGGGATGGACAACATAATAGGTATTCACCCCATAAGTAGCTGAGCTTCGGGCAATATCGTGCAAATCAAGGTTGGTTATCGACGTTGCGATCTGCTCCATATTTTTGTTGTAGACAGGTGCGTGAATAAGGGCTACATATAATTCTCCCATTATTTCCTCCAGATCTTATTAAATAGTAATCTAGGGTTAGTCTGTGGGTCACAATATCCGCGTGCCATGGATGGCATAATCCGTTTAAAGGCCGCGCTACGCAATCCTGCTCCGCTCACAGCGGAACTGTGGCCCCCAGACTGATCGTAGGATTATTTACGCAGATCTGCATGCCAGAATGCAGATCTTTCTTTAGACGCATAAGCATTCACTTCGTAAGACGGCACTAGAAACGAGGCTTACAACGAAAAGCAATACGCTAAATAAGTGGCTATATAGCATGCAGACCTGCCACAATAGGTCTTTGGTCTTTATACTACTCACTCTTAATTCGTCGTCTCCGTTTCGGAGCAGTCTTTAAATGCTCCCATTTCTCGCGGTAAATCTTAATCTCCGGATGATCGAGCGCAAGTTCCTCTAGAAGTGGATAATCTGTTTGCTGAAACTCTATCTGCGGGATTAAATCACTTCTTTTCAGGAGAGTCCTTCTCAGAGACTCTTTTCTACGCCAGCATTCAATGTTGGCGTGGTGTCCTGAAAGCAGAACCTCGGGCACCTGCATTCCTTCAAAGTCGGGAGGACGTGTATACTGAGGATACTCGAGCAGACCCTGACTGTGGGAATCATCCTCTTGAGAAACACTGTTCCCGAGGACGCCCGGTAAGAGCCTTGCCACCGAATCGATCATCACCATCGCAGCAAGTTCTCCTCCCGTTAAAACATAATCTCCGATGGACATCTCCTCATCGACCAGGGCGCGTATTCTCTCGTCAAATCCTTCATAATGGCCGCACAAAAAAACTAACTCATCATACCCAGCCAGTCTCAAAGCTTCCCGCTGCTC
The window above is part of the Dehalobacter sp. genome. Proteins encoded here:
- a CDS encoding FAD-dependent oxidoreductase, which codes for MKNTLILGGGIGGIVASNILKNAAGDSMQVTVVDREVNHYFAAAYPLLMIGQREPTDITRKLTNLKKKNIHVLHQEVQKIDVTGHQVSTNQGVLPFDYLIISLGVEYHTETVPGFKEYALNAYDFDGVRKINQQLNNFSSGRIVFFISSLPYKCPPAPYEIMFLLDQFFRKRGIRNKIELILVTPDYSPEPLAKPKVGQSVRKMLAEKGIELITEAKVLRIEEKALILDHGTKIAADLLLGIAPHWTPEVLRKSNLVDSSGFVEVDLHTLETNYPTIYAIGDAAAVKLPVMGAYAPKAGTFAHYQADVVARNIYLLSRGAKPEYTYKGKGT
- a CDS encoding RNA methyltransferase — its product is MGELYVALIHAPVYNKNMEQIATSITNLDLHDIARSSATYGVNTYYVVHPGPAQQDLARRIMGFWREGYGAEYNPNRYEAFEKVKLASTLEEVVQEIKSRNPGKKLFTVATDARLYRNTIEYSDLRRKLEETDEDFLLLFGTGWGIIKEEMEKADYILKPVYGFGDYNHLSVRSAAAIILDRLRGH
- the trmD gene encoding tRNA (guanosine(37)-N1)-methyltransferase TrmD; the encoded protein is MKFTVLTIFPEMFAPLKESILKRAQEAGLLEIALVNFRDYAESKHKNVDDIPYGGGSGMVLKPEPLFKAVRNLPEPAGSRRIILLSPQGKKFEQREALRLAGYDELVFLCGHYEGFDERIRALVDEEMSIGDYVLTGGELAAMVMIDSVARLLPGVLGNSVSQEDDSHSQGLLEYPQYTRPPDFEGMQVPEVLLSGHHANIECWRRKESLRRTLLKRSDLIPQIEFQQTDYPLLEELALDHPEIKIYREKWEHLKTAPKRRRRIKSE